A stretch of the Bacillus sp. BGMRC 2118 genome encodes the following:
- a CDS encoding histidine kinase — protein MSTKKTKFDSKMLDTILEKMMSTVETSKDEIFRIGEQSRKEFESLAEELKSIKPKVLETIDEGDRLEGHAKFARKRLSEVSKHFKNYAEDEIREAYEKAHSIQMELTVIRQKEKQLRNRRDEIERRLIGLQETIERAEALVGQISVVLNYLDTDLRAVGDLIEDAKQKQDFGLRIIEAQEDERRRLSREIHDGPAQMLANVMMRSDLVERVYRERGGEEAMEEIRSLRKMVRNALYEVRRIIYDLRPMALDDLGLVPTLAKYLDTIEDYHKQAEIRFVHFGIDTRLPSRLEVALFRLIQEAVQNSTKHANASEISVKLEIQRNQIIAIIKDDGKGFDIEETKEKSFGLIGMRERVELLEGQLTIDSKVGSGTVIIISVPLNV, from the coding sequence ATGTCTACAAAAAAGACGAAATTCGATAGTAAAATGCTTGATACCATCTTAGAGAAGATGATGAGCACCGTTGAAACAAGTAAAGATGAAATTTTTCGAATTGGCGAGCAGTCACGAAAAGAATTTGAGTCACTTGCTGAAGAATTGAAATCCATTAAGCCGAAAGTACTTGAAACGATTGATGAAGGCGACCGTTTAGAGGGACATGCTAAGTTCGCCCGAAAAAGGTTATCAGAAGTTAGTAAGCACTTTAAAAATTACGCAGAAGATGAAATACGTGAGGCATATGAAAAGGCGCATAGTATTCAGATGGAGCTTACGGTCATCCGTCAAAAAGAAAAGCAGCTTCGAAACAGAAGAGATGAAATCGAACGACGCCTAATTGGTCTCCAGGAAACAATTGAGCGTGCAGAAGCGTTAGTCGGGCAAATTTCTGTTGTGCTAAACTATTTAGACACAGACTTACGAGCTGTTGGGGATTTAATTGAAGATGCGAAGCAAAAGCAAGACTTTGGATTACGTATCATTGAAGCACAGGAAGATGAACGTCGTCGTCTTTCACGTGAAATTCATGATGGTCCTGCTCAAATGCTGGCAAACGTCATGATGAGATCGGACTTAGTCGAGCGGGTTTACCGTGAACGTGGCGGAGAAGAAGCAATGGAGGAAATTCGCAGCCTACGTAAAATGGTGCGTAATGCACTATACGAAGTCCGGCGCATTATTTATGATCTACGACCAATGGCCTTGGATGATCTAGGATTAGTTCCTACATTAGCAAAGTACTTAGATACAATAGAAGATTATCACAAGCAGGCTGAGATTCGCTTTGTTCATTTTGGCATAGACACGAGATTGCCATCTCGATTAGAGGTAGCATTATTTAGATTGATACAAGAGGCTGTCCAAAATTCAACAAAACACGCGAATGCATCTGAGATCTCGGTAAAATTAGAAATTCAACGAAACCAAATTATCGCCATTATTAAAGATGATGGAAAAGGCTTTGATATAGAAGAAACAAAAGAGAAAAGTTTCGGTTTAATCGGAATGAGAGAACGTGTAGAGCTATTAGAAGGTCAATTAACAATAGACTCAAAAGTCGGCTCAGGCACGGTCATCATCATATCCGTACCGTTAAATGTATAA
- a CDS encoding YigZ family protein: MLQDYKTIKGYGEHEIIIEKSRFICYIDRATTEAEAQEFITKIKKLNSSANHNCSAYLIGEHDQIQKANDDGEPSGTAGVPMLEVLKKKGMKDTVVVVTRYFGGIKLGAGGLIRAYGSATSEGIKAVGLVERKLMQVVGVEVDYTWVGKLENDFRALNYQIKGTNYTDKVEFDVYVEESKKQSFRDWMTELTFGQSSIKDKELEYLERDIFPHKQ; encoded by the coding sequence ATGCTGCAGGATTATAAAACAATAAAAGGCTACGGAGAGCACGAGATAATTATTGAAAAATCACGTTTCATTTGTTACATAGACCGTGCCACAACAGAAGCCGAAGCTCAAGAATTTATTACGAAAATTAAAAAATTGAATTCAAGTGCGAATCATAACTGTTCTGCCTATTTAATTGGAGAGCATGATCAAATACAAAAAGCGAATGATGACGGTGAACCCAGTGGTACTGCTGGTGTTCCCATGCTGGAAGTCCTGAAGAAAAAAGGTATGAAAGATACGGTTGTTGTTGTAACTCGCTATTTCGGAGGAATTAAGCTTGGTGCAGGCGGACTTATTCGTGCTTATGGTTCAGCTACTTCTGAAGGAATTAAAGCAGTGGGCTTAGTTGAACGTAAACTTATGCAAGTTGTTGGGGTAGAAGTGGATTATACGTGGGTAGGAAAGCTGGAGAATGATTTTAGAGCGCTAAATTACCAAATCAAAGGGACTAATTATACAGATAAAGTTGAATTTGATGTGTATGTAGAAGAGAGCAAGAAGCAATCCTTTCGTGATTGGATGACTGAACTTACATTTGGACAAAGTTCGATTAAAGATAAGGAACTTGAATATCTGGAGAGAGACATTTTTCCTCATAAACAATAA
- a CDS encoding undecaprenyl/decaprenyl-phosphate alpha-N-acetylglucosaminyl 1-phosphate transferase, giving the protein MFSITLIISFILSILLTPLVKKLAFKIGATDKPNHRKVHEKIMPRLGGLAIYISFAIGVFIMRPEETYHYAILIGSLIVLVTGIIDDMRELSAKIKLLGQIAAALVVVFYGGISVEFINLPFGGQLDFGYLSIPITIIWIVGITNAINLIDGLDGLAAGVSTIALFTIAGMAHLFGQPYVMVMALILAVSSLGFLLYNFHPAKIFMGDSGALFLGYMIGVFALLGFKNVTFISLIIPVVILGVPISDTLFAIIRRIVNKQPLSAPDKSHLHHCLLRIGYSHRQTVLIIYSMSVIFGLAAFIFSIATVWVALILMVAILIAIEIIVEKIGLIGEDYKPLLNFINGLKPATIRNK; this is encoded by the coding sequence ATGTTTTCTATAACATTAATTATCAGCTTCATTTTAAGTATATTACTTACACCATTAGTTAAAAAATTAGCCTTTAAAATTGGCGCTACTGATAAACCGAATCATAGAAAAGTACATGAAAAAATTATGCCTCGATTAGGAGGTTTAGCGATTTATATAAGCTTTGCAATTGGTGTCTTTATTATGAGACCTGAAGAGACTTATCATTATGCAATACTTATCGGAAGTTTAATCGTCTTAGTTACAGGGATTATTGATGATATGAGAGAACTTTCGGCTAAAATTAAGCTTCTAGGTCAAATAGCCGCTGCACTTGTAGTCGTATTCTATGGCGGAATTAGTGTTGAATTTATTAACCTTCCGTTTGGTGGTCAATTAGACTTTGGTTACTTAAGTATTCCCATTACGATTATCTGGATTGTTGGTATTACAAATGCCATTAATTTAATTGATGGATTAGATGGCCTTGCTGCTGGAGTTTCAACGATTGCCCTATTCACGATTGCGGGAATGGCCCACCTATTTGGTCAACCTTATGTAATGGTAATGGCTTTAATCTTAGCTGTTTCAAGTCTTGGATTCCTTCTGTATAATTTCCACCCTGCGAAAATTTTTATGGGAGATTCAGGTGCTTTATTCTTAGGATATATGATTGGTGTTTTTGCACTTTTAGGATTTAAGAATGTTACGTTTATCTCGTTAATCATTCCAGTTGTGATTCTTGGTGTTCCAATTTCGGATACATTGTTTGCGATTATTAGACGTATTGTCAACAAGCAGCCACTTTCTGCACCTGACAAGTCACACTTGCATCATTGTTTATTACGAATCGGATATTCCCACCGTCAGACGGTATTAATTATCTACTCAATGAGCGTAATTTTTGGATTAGCTGCGTTTATCTTCTCGATTGCAACAGTTTGGGTAGCACTCATTCTAATGGTTGCCATTCTTATTGCGATTGAGATCATCGTAGAAAAAATCGGACTTATTGGCGAAGATTATAAGCCATTATTAAACTTTATAAATGGTCTAAAACCAGCCACTATAAGAAACAAATAA
- a CDS encoding acyltransferase, with amino-acid sequence MKLKGKTIEELNNARINNLDIIRFIAASLVLFSHAYPLTTGSNGSEPFAVWTMGQMTFGEFAVSIFFIISGFLITQSFDRSRNPVNYMKARALRIFPGLIVCVALTVFVLGPIFTQLTLGEYFTSRDTYMYFKTISLYFMQYNLPGVFDTNVWPNAVNGSLWTLWYEFFFYIVVLVLGMLRLLDKRVVVATFIISSGLHFFGKGDFYTDLFRYFSAGMILYLFRSHIKMNGVVALLSLLGLIVTANYGYFEFAFTIFGAYLIFYLAYETRLRLHNFGKYGDFSYGIYIYAFPIQQIFANMFNNQLTAVENFFVSFPITLLLAFASWHVVEKRALKYKNFSFRGQKDQNTARQVNAGA; translated from the coding sequence TTGAAACTTAAAGGTAAAACAATAGAAGAATTAAACAATGCCCGCATTAACAACCTAGATATTATCCGATTTATTGCGGCATCACTTGTTTTATTTTCACATGCATATCCGTTAACAACAGGATCAAATGGTTCCGAACCATTTGCGGTTTGGACAATGGGACAAATGACATTTGGTGAATTTGCTGTAAGTATCTTTTTCATCATTAGTGGTTTTCTTATTACACAAAGCTTTGACCGTTCGAGAAATCCTGTTAATTATATGAAGGCCAGAGCTCTACGTATCTTTCCAGGATTAATTGTATGTGTGGCGTTAACAGTATTTGTCTTAGGACCAATTTTTACTCAACTAACACTAGGTGAATACTTTACAAGTCGAGATACGTATATGTATTTTAAAACAATTTCTTTATATTTCATGCAATATAATTTGCCAGGTGTGTTTGATACAAACGTTTGGCCAAATGCAGTAAATGGTTCACTTTGGACGTTATGGTATGAATTTTTCTTTTATATTGTCGTGCTTGTATTAGGTATGTTACGTCTGTTGGACAAGCGAGTAGTTGTTGCGACTTTCATCATTAGTTCAGGTCTTCACTTCTTTGGAAAAGGTGACTTTTATACAGATTTATTCCGTTATTTCAGTGCAGGGATGATTTTATATCTGTTCAGAAGCCATATTAAAATGAATGGCGTGGTTGCTTTATTATCCTTACTAGGATTAATTGTAACAGCTAACTATGGGTACTTTGAGTTTGCCTTTACGATTTTTGGGGCCTACCTTATCTTCTATTTAGCTTATGAAACCAGATTACGACTTCATAACTTTGGGAAGTACGGAGACTTTTCATATGGAATCTATATTTATGCATTCCCTATTCAGCAAATCTTTGCCAATATGTTCAATAACCAATTAACAGCGGTCGAGAACTTTTTCGTATCATTCCCGATCACACTTCTTCTTGCTTTTGCATCTTGGCATGTGGTTGAGAAGAGAGCACTTAAATATAAGAACTTTAGCTTCAGGGGTCAAAAAGACCAAAATACAGCTCGGCAGGTTAATGCTGGTGCTTAA
- a CDS encoding glycosyltransferase family 2 protein: protein MNVSVAMATYNGEKFIKEQIDSILSQLDAEDELIISDDHSKDRTGEIIQEYTKNDSRVKFFLNDEKGVTSNFENAIKRTQNEIIFLSDQDDIWKPEKVETVKSYYKKHPEIYMIMSDITVVDQNLNPTIESFYQHRGSRTGVLKNIIKNSYIGCAMSFRKELKSKVLPIPRNVPMHDMWIGLVADMDKSAMLIPESLVYYRRHESTVTTVENTSSLKEKIIWRFQITSLLLQSRMKR from the coding sequence ATGAATGTTTCTGTTGCAATGGCTACTTATAATGGAGAGAAGTTTATCAAGGAACAAATAGATAGTATTTTGTCTCAGTTAGATGCAGAGGATGAGCTAATTATCTCAGATGACCACTCGAAGGATCGTACAGGCGAAATCATTCAAGAGTATACGAAAAACGACTCTCGAGTGAAGTTTTTCCTCAATGATGAAAAAGGGGTAACCTCAAACTTCGAAAATGCGATAAAGCGTACCCAAAATGAAATAATCTTCTTAAGTGACCAGGATGATATTTGGAAACCGGAGAAAGTAGAAACGGTTAAGTCTTATTATAAGAAGCATCCTGAGATTTATATGATTATGTCGGATATAACAGTAGTCGATCAAAACTTAAACCCGACAATTGAATCATTCTACCAGCATCGTGGAAGTCGTACAGGTGTACTTAAGAACATTATTAAAAACAGCTACATTGGCTGTGCAATGTCATTTCGTAAAGAACTAAAGTCAAAAGTACTGCCAATTCCACGAAATGTACCGATGCATGATATGTGGATTGGATTAGTGGCAGATATGGATAAGTCAGCGATGCTCATTCCAGAAAGTCTTGTTTATTATCGAAGACATGAATCGACGGTGACAACGGTAGAAAATACCTCATCGTTAAAGGAGAAAATTATCTGGAGATTTCAGATTACATCGCTATTACTTCAATCTAGAATGAAACGATAG
- a CDS encoding lipopolysaccharide biosynthesis protein: MESTLKDKKVLFLCPLFFNYHKKIMNAMESMGAKVDYFDERPSNTVMSKALLRINRNFVTGQINKHYEDISNQIKHKNYDYIFICQAEATPQSFLKDVKELNPNARMVLMLWDSVANKVNTLEKLDFFDEVFSFDRKDCDQFGLTFRPLFYDKEYEVIANEKSELHYDLFFVGTVHSDRYRILKEVREQFEKNKLSVFYFMYIPSKLMYYQRKLLTNELEGSVISDFSYVGMPSDELTAKLKQSKAVVDIQHPKQTGLTMRTIEMLGADKKMITTNKEIEKYDFYHPNNICIVDRENVVVPNEFMTAPYVPVDPTIKQRYSIEYFVKDVLGVTGEDRHHFIV, from the coding sequence ATGGAATCAACGTTAAAAGATAAAAAAGTTTTATTTTTGTGTCCATTATTTTTTAATTATCATAAGAAAATAATGAACGCAATGGAATCAATGGGCGCTAAAGTTGACTATTTCGACGAGCGCCCTTCCAATACAGTGATGTCAAAAGCACTGCTTCGAATCAATCGAAACTTTGTGACAGGGCAAATTAACAAGCATTATGAAGACATCTCGAATCAAATTAAACATAAAAACTATGATTACATCTTTATATGTCAAGCAGAGGCAACACCTCAATCCTTTTTAAAGGACGTAAAAGAGTTGAATCCAAATGCTAGAATGGTATTAATGCTGTGGGATTCTGTTGCGAACAAAGTGAATACACTAGAGAAGTTAGACTTTTTTGATGAAGTGTTCTCGTTTGACCGCAAAGACTGTGACCAGTTTGGACTGACATTCAGACCGCTATTTTATGACAAAGAGTATGAAGTGATCGCAAACGAAAAATCAGAGCTTCATTATGATTTATTCTTTGTCGGCACGGTTCATAGTGACCGTTATAGAATATTAAAAGAGGTAAGAGAGCAATTTGAAAAAAATAAGCTATCTGTCTTTTACTTCATGTACATACCGAGTAAGTTAATGTATTACCAGCGTAAACTGTTAACGAATGAATTAGAGGGTAGTGTTATATCTGATTTCTCTTATGTAGGTATGCCAAGTGATGAATTAACAGCTAAGCTAAAACAGTCAAAGGCTGTGGTGGATATTCAGCATCCGAAACAAACGGGTCTGACGATGAGAACCATTGAGATGCTCGGTGCTGATAAAAAAATGATCACCACCAACAAAGAGATTGAAAAATATGATTTTTATCACCCGAACAATATTTGTATTGTTGACCGGGAAAATGTGGTTGTACCCAATGAATTTATGACAGCCCCATACGTACCTGTAGATCCAACTATTAAACAAAGATACTCTATTGAGTACTTTGTAAAGGACGTTCTTGGTGTAACGGGGGAAGACAGGCACCACTTCATTGTGTAA
- a CDS encoding SDR family NAD(P)-dependent oxidoreductase, with product MSKNILITGGAGFIGSNLALKLLEKGNNVTVLDNLSPQIHGEDGTKSELFLNIKDKVTFIQGDVVNMDDWREALKGQDVVVHLAAETGTGQSMYEINKYIDVNVKGTSNLLHILTNEEHQVKKIVIAASRAIYGEGMYHCSEHGTVYPIARKEEDMATGDFEVKCPICNRDVEVMATTEETKIHPTSIYGITKQMQEDMCMVAGKSIGVPVVGYRYQNVYGPGQSLKNPYTGILSIFSTIIKNGNNINIFEDGKESRDFVYIDDVVDATILGIEKDEANYESFNVGTGVMTNVLEVAHTLKEKYGSDTEINISGNFRLGDIRHNYADLTKIQEKLGFTPKVSFEQGISKFVAWVNEQEVVEDNYQKSIEEMKKKGLYK from the coding sequence ATGTCAAAAAATATCTTAATTACCGGAGGAGCCGGTTTTATCGGAAGCAACCTGGCACTTAAGCTTTTAGAAAAAGGAAACAACGTGACAGTTTTAGATAATTTATCACCACAAATTCATGGTGAAGATGGTACAAAATCAGAGTTGTTTTTAAACATTAAAGATAAAGTAACCTTTATTCAAGGTGATGTAGTCAATATGGATGACTGGAGAGAGGCACTAAAAGGACAAGATGTGGTCGTTCATTTAGCAGCTGAAACGGGAACTGGCCAATCTATGTATGAAATCAACAAGTATATCGATGTGAATGTAAAAGGAACTTCTAACTTATTACATATCTTAACGAATGAAGAGCATCAAGTGAAAAAGATTGTCATTGCAGCTTCACGTGCCATCTATGGCGAAGGAATGTACCACTGTTCAGAACATGGTACGGTTTACCCGATCGCTAGAAAAGAAGAAGACATGGCTACTGGAGACTTTGAGGTAAAATGTCCAATTTGTAACAGAGATGTAGAAGTAATGGCAACAACAGAGGAAACAAAAATTCACCCAACTTCTATTTATGGTATTACAAAACAGATGCAAGAAGATATGTGTATGGTTGCTGGTAAATCAATTGGAGTTCCAGTGGTAGGATACCGTTATCAAAATGTTTACGGTCCTGGTCAATCACTGAAAAATCCTTATACAGGAATCCTTTCAATCTTCTCAACAATTATTAAGAACGGTAACAACATTAATATTTTTGAAGACGGCAAAGAATCAAGAGACTTTGTATACATTGATGATGTTGTCGACGCGACGATACTAGGTATTGAAAAGGACGAAGCGAACTACGAAAGCTTCAATGTTGGAACAGGTGTCATGACGAATGTATTAGAAGTGGCTCATACGTTAAAAGAAAAGTACGGTTCAGATACAGAGATTAACATTAGCGGTAACTTCCGTTTAGGTGATATCCGTCATAACTATGCAGACTTAACGAAAATTCAAGAAAAGCTTGGCTTTACACCAAAGGTTAGCTTTGAACAAGGAATTAGTAAATTCGTGGCATGGGTAAATGAACAAGAAGTGGTAGAAGATAATTACCAAAAATCAATTGAAGAAATGAAGAAAAAAGGATTATATAAATAA
- a CDS encoding N-acetylmuramoyl-L-alanine amidase family protein: MKKWVIASSLSTLLLTPTVSFAQSNATAPETETSAPVIAPEIVEETVESPEVPVTEETPPATEETEGTETAPATEEGTEIAPATEEEQEEEQVTEETTTETPVVEEPAVEAPVVEESTTTAPIEQNTEIILNGWVTDEYGDTYYYIDGEAQTGWLELDGKKYYLYEWSGILAKGWTDIYTQATDSYDWYYLNPTDGAVQKGWVKTEHYYSDEEYPQEGWFYFNQDGTMHTGWLQSGKKWYYLTSDEYYYAGLLLENTVEYIDGSYYYFDKDGYMFTGGWYYDGYDWLYAKANGKLQTGWLAQGKNWYYFYEDYPYMVTGPTEINGTTYFFNTNGTMKTNGWASITHDYGDGEVYTTYFYVNANGTLYKGWLKQGTTWYYLHPEYGFMATGSEKVGGTLYFFDKSGALSNKKGWVSDEYKNWFYLLGNGVAKTGWLSSGGQWYYLDKDWGYMYESSFMTENNKLYYFNKSGVMVKNKWIQDEYNGTWSYFTASGAAVKNDWLKVGGAWYYFDNQAEMVTGYYTIGFQVHYFNENGVWIESRDVSSL, encoded by the coding sequence ATGAAAAAGTGGGTCATTGCTAGTAGTTTATCAACACTATTATTAACACCGACAGTATCATTTGCGCAGTCAAATGCTACAGCGCCAGAAACAGAAACAAGTGCGCCTGTCATTGCACCAGAAATTGTAGAAGAAACGGTGGAATCACCGGAGGTACCCGTAACAGAAGAAACACCACCTGCTACTGAGGAAACTGAAGGTACAGAAACAGCTCCTGCTACAGAAGAGGGAACTGAAATAGCTCCTGCTACTGAAGAAGAACAAGAAGAAGAACAAGTTACAGAAGAAACAACAACTGAAACACCAGTTGTAGAAGAGCCTGCAGTTGAAGCACCAGTTGTAGAAGAATCTACAACGACTGCACCAATTGAACAAAATACAGAAATCATCTTAAACGGTTGGGTAACTGACGAATATGGTGACACATACTATTATATAGATGGTGAAGCACAAACAGGTTGGTTAGAGCTTGATGGAAAGAAGTATTACCTGTATGAATGGTCTGGTATTTTAGCAAAAGGTTGGACAGATATTTATACACAAGCTACTGATTCTTATGATTGGTACTACTTAAACCCAACAGATGGGGCAGTTCAAAAGGGCTGGGTAAAAACAGAACATTATTACAGTGATGAAGAATATCCACAAGAAGGCTGGTTCTATTTCAATCAAGATGGAACAATGCATACTGGTTGGTTACAATCTGGTAAGAAATGGTACTATCTAACAAGTGATGAATATTATTATGCTGGTTTACTGCTAGAGAATACTGTTGAATATATTGACGGTTCTTACTATTATTTTGATAAAGATGGATATATGTTTACAGGTGGTTGGTATTACGATGGATATGACTGGTTATATGCCAAAGCAAATGGTAAGCTTCAAACAGGTTGGTTAGCCCAAGGGAAAAATTGGTACTACTTCTATGAAGACTATCCATACATGGTAACAGGTCCAACTGAAATTAACGGTACAACTTATTTCTTTAACACAAATGGAACAATGAAAACAAATGGGTGGGCTTCAATTACTCACGATTACGGTGATGGTGAAGTTTACACAACTTACTTCTACGTAAATGCAAACGGTACGTTATATAAAGGCTGGTTAAAACAAGGGACAACTTGGTACTACCTACACCCTGAATATGGCTTTATGGCTACTGGATCAGAAAAAGTTGGTGGAACTTTATACTTCTTTGACAAGTCAGGAGCATTATCCAACAAAAAAGGTTGGGTAAGTGATGAATATAAAAACTGGTTCTACCTTTTAGGTAATGGTGTTGCGAAAACAGGATGGTTATCTTCTGGTGGACAGTGGTATTACCTTGATAAAGATTGGGGTTATATGTACGAGTCTTCTTTCATGACTGAAAACAATAAATTATACTACTTTAATAAGAGTGGTGTAATGGTGAAGAACAAGTGGATCCAAGATGAGTACAATGGTACATGGTCTTACTTTACAGCTAGTGGTGCTGCCGTGAAAAATGACTGGTTAAAAGTAGGCGGAGCATGGTATTATTTCGACAACCAAGCTGAAATGGTAACAGGTTATTACACAATTGGATTCCAAGTACATTACTTCAACGAAAATGGAGTATGGATTGAATCTAGAGATGTATCATCTTTATAA
- a CDS encoding oligosaccharide flippase family protein, giving the protein MKKSLAKNIIYKVLLNFFNLLLPVLVGPYVNRALGAESIGHVQFGESIYTYFLIFATFGVYQYGLRELSRVKDDKEKTSQLFTSLFVISLVTGVSSFLIYLGFTFFGYHDQSTMYPILLIFSLNLIFNIFYVEWVNEALENYDFITIKTIIVRIIYVVLIFVFISNAEDYYTYALLLVVFMFLNNFISFIYIKKKIKFDFRHISIKTHLKPLFLVVIFSNANVLYTLLDRFMLGQYGNAKFVSYYVIPQQIMGIVSTLLLSVVQVTIPRLSYISSMDDEESYLILLNNISKVYFSFLFPASVGLFILSDIGVLIYGGVDFLGAASVLSMFGIYMVALGIDFILANQIIYVKKKENILVRLIFLCGFLNLGANILLIKFGVFTPLNAIITTAAANYLLIIFEYIYIRRFLKVDFKLFEFGKLKYLLYSLPFIPIAMVIREYVPGTVLKFLLIVSISAIFYIAILVLTKDLVYQIFADKVLSRFRRKSNS; this is encoded by the coding sequence ATGAAAAAGTCACTAGCTAAAAACATTATATATAAAGTTCTGTTAAACTTTTTTAACTTGTTATTACCAGTACTCGTTGGTCCTTATGTAAACAGAGCATTAGGTGCAGAATCCATTGGGCATGTTCAATTTGGAGAATCCATTTATACGTATTTTCTCATTTTTGCTACATTTGGAGTTTACCAGTACGGATTGAGAGAGTTGAGCAGGGTTAAGGATGATAAGGAGAAGACAAGTCAGCTTTTTACAAGCTTATTTGTAATTAGTTTAGTTACGGGTGTTTCATCATTTCTCATTTATTTAGGCTTTACCTTCTTCGGTTATCACGATCAAAGCACAATGTATCCAATACTTTTAATTTTCTCTTTAAATCTCATTTTCAACATCTTTTATGTGGAGTGGGTAAATGAAGCTCTTGAGAACTATGATTTTATTACGATTAAGACCATTATCGTTCGCATTATTTATGTGGTTCTCATTTTTGTGTTTATTAGTAATGCTGAAGATTACTATACATATGCACTTTTACTAGTTGTTTTTATGTTTCTCAATAACTTTATCAGCTTTATTTATATCAAGAAGAAGATTAAGTTTGACTTTCGGCATATTTCCATTAAAACTCATTTAAAACCATTGTTTTTAGTGGTTATCTTTTCAAATGCCAATGTGCTATATACGTTGCTTGACCGATTTATGTTAGGACAATACGGTAATGCAAAATTCGTTTCATATTATGTGATTCCTCAGCAGATTATGGGAATTGTAAGTACGTTATTGCTGAGTGTTGTACAGGTGACAATACCGAGACTTTCCTATATATCCAGCATGGATGATGAAGAATCCTATCTCATCTTGTTAAATAATATATCAAAGGTGTACTTTTCCTTTTTATTTCCTGCTTCGGTGGGATTATTTATCTTATCAGATATCGGAGTACTTATTTATGGAGGGGTAGACTTTTTAGGAGCTGCATCTGTCTTAAGTATGTTCGGTATATATATGGTAGCACTTGGAATTGATTTTATATTGGCCAATCAAATCATCTACGTGAAGAAGAAGGAAAATATCCTTGTTCGCCTTATCTTCTTGTGTGGATTCTTGAACTTGGGAGCCAATATCCTGCTCATAAAGTTTGGGGTTTTTACACCACTGAATGCGATTATCACGACTGCGGCAGCCAATTATCTTTTAATTATCTTTGAGTATATTTATATCAGACGATTCTTAAAGGTAGACTTCAAGCTATTTGAATTCGGAAAGCTGAAATATTTATTGTACTCACTGCCATTTATACCAATTGCTATGGTAATACGAGAATATGTACCAGGCACAGTGCTTAAATTCCTGCTCATCGTCTCAATTAGTGCCATCTTTTATATTGCCATCTTAGTCCTCACAAAAGACTTAGTGTACCAAATATTTGCAGATAAAGTATTGAGCAGATTTAGAAGAAAATCAAATTCATAA
- a CDS encoding LicD family protein — protein sequence MSTGYEKFKSYIIGKSFYKKLKENPLLLKVNQHLKNRVEAAKRESVHKFGLESICIIRETFNEVDKKFWLDYGTLLGAIRDKDFIGHDADVDLGTLFTSNEDIRKIEQLLIGKGMKKSREFQVGNIVVEQTYIHKGVNVDIYYYHREEENKISCFACEEGKQTVYKKMSDHMNVTGLTVRKITHPQTGLKEITFKGELFNIPENHHEYLVNNYGPTYMVKDANWDWTTIDNNVILPFEDNTEASIYF from the coding sequence ATGAGTACAGGTTACGAGAAGTTTAAATCCTATATCATTGGTAAAAGCTTTTACAAAAAGCTGAAGGAAAATCCGCTGCTGCTAAAGGTTAACCAGCATTTAAAAAATAGAGTAGAAGCTGCAAAGAGAGAGTCTGTACATAAATTTGGTTTGGAAAGTATTTGTATCATAAGAGAAACATTTAACGAAGTAGACAAGAAGTTCTGGCTTGATTATGGGACGTTACTTGGAGCTATTCGTGATAAGGATTTTATCGGACATGATGCAGATGTTGATCTGGGCACCTTATTTACAAGTAACGAGGATATACGCAAAATTGAACAGTTGCTGATTGGGAAGGGCATGAAAAAATCAAGAGAATTCCAGGTAGGTAACATTGTTGTAGAGCAAACATATATTCATAAAGGTGTAAACGTGGATATTTATTACTATCATCGAGAAGAAGAAAATAAAATTTCGTGCTTTGCATGTGAAGAGGGCAAGCAGACTGTTTATAAAAAGATGTCAGATCATATGAACGTGACTGGGCTTACAGTTCGAAAAATTACCCATCCGCAAACTGGTTTGAAAGAGATTACCTTCAAAGGTGAGTTGTTCAACATTCCAGAGAACCATCATGAATATCTTGTTAATAATTATGGACCAACCTATATGGTCAAAGACGCGAATTGGGATTGGACAACAATTGATAATAACGTGATTTTGCCTTTCGAAGACAATACTGAGGCATCTATTTACTTTTAA